The genome window ATGTTGTGAATGGCTTCCGTGCGCTGAAATACTACCGGCTTATGAGCCCCCAGGGGCACGAGCATTAGTCCCGTACGGCTTGATTTTACCCCGTAGCGGTTATCCATCACGGTATCAAAGTAAAATAGATACTGATTCACCCATTTGAAGTAAGACCTGGGCTTGGCATCCGTGGAGGTAAGAACCGTCAGGTTGGGGGCGTCCGTGAGCAGGGCCTGCTGTAGTTCCACGGCGTTGAGAGGCTTGTCGCCCAGCATGGGAATGATGTCGGCCTGGCTGTCCACCATTACCCATTTGCCCAGGTCGGGTAGCCAAGCCTCAGCCAAGGCGTGCCCAGCGGCCGAGGCCCGGGTTTGCACGTCGGCGGCCTTCAGGTAAAGGGGGCGGGCGGGAATGCCCACGGCGTTAAAGGCGGCGGC of Hymenobacter sublimis contains these proteins:
- a CDS encoding transglutaminase-like domain-containing protein is translated as MPYLTTLDPVAYPFQYSSPKSDYLTRFREMYGLDQVIAQETTDLGRARALCQWVHFRLEHDGHKRFESQDPFAILKAAMLGQQVQCVEFGLVLAAAFNAVGIPARPLYLKAADVQTRASAAGHALAEAWLPDLGKWVMVDSQADIIPMLGDKPLNAVELQQALLTDAPNLTVLTSTDAKPRSYFKWVNQYLFYFDTVMDNRYGVKSSRTGLMLVPLGAHKPVVFQRTEAIHNIRYTNSVATFYAPPTGTDWLAAGSEIETR